The following proteins are co-located in the Gordonia polyisoprenivorans genome:
- a CDS encoding alpha/beta hydrolase has product MRSSLRRSVHKRLGRRIVAATIVASALVISLSSGVGDADAASLNRISVGGCGMPASPVDIWARPGNYKTVIALDGLRATSDMSGWRHETNIARLADSGVNVVEPVGGLASFYTNWDTTSPGNKIKYRYMWTCRLDRIVAALDARGLAVGPWGKYAIMGISMGGGSAMIYGAYHRNRISHVFSMSGYVNLSAPTMREAVRLALIDAGVEAGVGPFSADAMWGPPWSDRWQRNDALVQLPRMRGMKIRVAAGSAAWGRYNTDAVNSVKGTPLEAVALAQTRSFEVAAALQGIRITSDFPNVGTHTWGYWQDMVWRAKNSGWFRDR; this is encoded by the coding sequence GTGCGTTCAAGTCTGAGACGGTCGGTCCACAAGCGCCTGGGCCGGCGAATCGTCGCCGCGACCATCGTGGCGTCGGCGTTGGTGATCTCCCTGTCCAGTGGTGTCGGTGACGCAGATGCCGCATCGCTGAACCGGATCTCGGTCGGCGGGTGCGGGATGCCCGCGAGCCCGGTCGACATCTGGGCCCGGCCGGGCAACTACAAGACGGTGATCGCCCTCGACGGACTGCGCGCCACCAGCGACATGAGCGGCTGGCGTCACGAGACCAACATCGCCCGTCTGGCCGACTCGGGCGTCAACGTCGTCGAACCCGTCGGTGGACTCGCGAGCTTCTACACCAACTGGGACACCACCAGCCCCGGCAACAAGATCAAGTACCGCTACATGTGGACGTGCCGGTTGGACCGCATCGTCGCCGCACTGGATGCGCGCGGACTCGCCGTCGGACCGTGGGGCAAATACGCCATCATGGGCATCTCGATGGGTGGCGGATCGGCGATGATCTACGGCGCGTATCACCGCAACCGGATCTCGCATGTGTTCTCGATGTCGGGCTATGTGAACCTGTCGGCGCCGACGATGCGCGAGGCCGTGCGCCTGGCGCTGATCGACGCGGGCGTCGAAGCCGGGGTGGGTCCGTTCAGCGCGGATGCGATGTGGGGGCCGCCGTGGAGCGACCGCTGGCAGCGCAACGACGCGCTCGTCCAGCTGCCACGGATGCGCGGCATGAAGATCCGGGTGGCCGCGGGATCGGCCGCCTGGGGCCGATACAACACCGATGCCGTCAACTCCGTGAAGGGCACTCCGCTCGAGGCGGTGGCACTCGCGCAGACCCGGTCGTTCGAGGTGGCCGCCGCATTACAGGGCATCCGGATCACCTCCGACTTCCCGAACGTGGGCACTCACACGTGGGGTTATTGGCAGGACATGGTCTGGCGCGCCAAGAACTCCGGCTGGTTCCGGGA